ACAAACTCCCTTATTACCGAGCTTGTCTGCAGCGTGAAGGGCTGAGGTCTTTCATCAGCCATTTTATTATTAGAAGTTCGATGAAATTGATTTTTGATTGGATAATTCCGATTTCGTTACGATTTCATCACTCTCTTTTTCACCTTTTTTATTGGATTTTGTTGATTGAGATGGCGTTTCTTTCAGCTGTTTACCGGCAACGACCACTTTTGAGCTGATGTCTTTCAATTCGCTTGTGGCTTCCTTGGCTGTTCCAAGGGCATCAGTCGAGATATCCTTAACTTCGGAAACTTTACCCACCACGTCATCATTGACCGTTTCATATAAGGCCTCAACATCATGGATGGCCTCTTTGATCGTCTCGGTAGCCCCTTTGACACCTGATACCACTTGTTCCTTCATTTCTCCGGGATTTTCCTTAACCTGTTCAATCATATTTTTGGAGTTATTTTTTATAAGGATGGCAGAACGCTTCACTTTATTCCTTGTAGTGGAGTCAAGCAAGGTCAAAGCGCCGCCAACAAGTCCTCCAATAAGAATGCCTTTTAACAGTTTGCTATTCGATTGAGTATCGATCGTCGATTGAGTCATTAGTATTTCCTCCTTAAGAATAGTAGATTGTTTGCTTACTTTGGGTTTTCCCAAATTTACCATAAGTTAAACTGGAAAAAATAAACTGTCATAGGATTGACATAATAAATAAAATGGTAGTAAGCTACATATAGTTAAGTTGTTGAACTAATTTCGAGAGGTGAAATGATGACGAATGAAAAAATTTCTTCTTTGATAGACCGGTATATGAAGGTTTCCTTTTATGTCAACAAGATGGGGGAGTTGTTGATCAAGGATCAAATATGTGATGTGCTGACGAATGAGCAATACTACACGTTACGGTTCATTGAACAACAACGATTATGCACTTCTACGGAAATCAGCGAGGCCTTTTATATAAATAAGAGCGCCGTCACCTCCAATATCAACAGGCTTGAAGGCAAAGGGCTGATTGAGCGGGAGCAGGACCAACATGACCGGAGGGTCTTTCACTTGAAGCTTTCAAATGAAGGAGCGGCATTGTTGCATAAAACGGAACATAAGATTCATAAATTGGTCGAAGGCATCATGACGAACTTCGAATATGAAGAGATTGTTAAATTCCTGGATACATATGAGAAGCTCTCGCAAATTTTCATAGAAATGAAAAATCGGGAACTGGAGGAACTGTAAATGAGAGGGATAATAAAGGCAAGGTGGTTAGTTTTAATCATCTGGGTGGCCATTACAGCTGGTTTAATGTTT
This genomic stretch from Peribacillus muralis harbors:
- a CDS encoding MarR family winged helix-turn-helix transcriptional regulator; translation: MMTNEKISSLIDRYMKVSFYVNKMGELLIKDQICDVLTNEQYYTLRFIEQQRLCTSTEISEAFYINKSAVTSNINRLEGKGLIEREQDQHDRRVFHLKLSNEGAALLHKTEHKIHKLVEGIMTNFEYEEIVKFLDTYEKLSQIFIEMKNRELEEL